The following DNA comes from Vicinamibacterales bacterium.
GCGTGGGATTCGTGCTGCTCATGGCGTGCGTCAATCTCGCCAACCTGCTGCTGGCGCGCAGCGGCGTGCGGCAGCGCGAGATGGCGGTCCGGTCGGCGCTCGGCGCGGACCGCCGCCGGCTGATTGCGCAGACACTCGTGGAAACAGTGCTGCTGGCGCTGATGGGCGGCGGCGTCGCGATCGGCGTGGTGAACGCGAGCATGGGCGCGCTCCTCGCGATGGCGCCGGCGGACATGCCTCGGCTCGGCGAAGTGCACGCCGATGCCACCGTGATTGGCTATACCTTCCTGCTCTCGCTGGTCACCGGGATTGCGATCGGCGTCGTGCCCGCCGTGGCCGCCTCGCGCGCGGAACTGCAGACCGCGCTCAAGTCCGGCGGGCGCGGCTCGACCGCCGGCCGGGGTCAGCGCCGGCTGCGCAGTGCGCTCGTGATCGCCGAGGTGGCTCTCGCGGTCGTCCTGACGCTGGGCGCGGGACTGCTGCTGCGCAGCTTCCTCTCGGTTCTCGCCGTGGATCCCGGATTCCAGTCCGACCGGCTGCTGACGCTGCAGATTGCGGTGCCGCAGAAATACCAGACGCCGGCGCACCGGCTTGCGCTGTATCGGGATCTGTTCACCCGGCTCGAGTCGATTCCCGGCGTCCAGTCCGCCGGCGGCACCACACGGCTTCCACTGGGCAGCACCAACGTCACCACGCGGATCGGCGTCGAGGGGAGCGACAAGCCGCCGGCGGCATGGCCGGAAGTGGAGTTCCGGCGCGCGGTGCACGACTACTTCGAGACGATGGGCATCCCGGTGCTGCGCGGACGTTCGTTCACCGCCGCCGACAATGCGGAGGCGCCGCCCGTCGTGGTCGTCAATCAGACGATGGCGCGGCAGTTGTTCGCGGACGCCGATCCCGTCGGCAAGCGGATCCGGATGAGTCCCACGTCGCCGTGGAACACCATCGTCGGCGTCATCGGCGACGTGCGCCACAGCGGGCTCGAGGCGCCTGCCGCCCCGGAGATGTACATTTCGTACCTCCAGGGCCCTCCGACCAACCCGTTCATCGTCATTCGCACCACGGGCGATCCTGCCGCGCTCGCGGCGACCGTTCGCGGCGAGCTGCGCGCCGTGGACAAGGAGATCGCCGCCTACGACATCAGGCCGATGACGCAGGTCAGGGCAGACTCCGTGAGTCAACGCCGGTTCGTGCTGCTGCTGGTCGCGGCGTTCGGAGCGCTGGCGCTGGTGATGGCGGCGGTCGGCGTCTACGGAGTGATGGCGCTGATCGTCACGGAGCGGACCTGCGAGATCGGCATCCGCCTCGCCCTCGGCGCACAGCCCGGCTCCGTGCTGCGTCTGGTCGTCGGGCAAGGGGTCACGCTCGCCGCGATCGGCATAGCGCTCGGCGTCGCCGCCTCGTTCGCCGTGACGCCGCTGCTCACCACGCAGCTGTTCGGGATCCGGCCGCTCGATCCGGCGACGATGGCGCTCGTGCCGGCGCTTCTCATGGCAATCGCCGCGCTGGCCTGTTACCTGCCGGCGCGACGGGCGATGCGCATCGATCCGGTGGACGCGCTGCGGGCGTGATCGCGCGATCGGGTGATCGGGTGATCGGGCGATCGGGCGATCGGGTGATCGGGTGATCGGATTTACCGGAAGAGGAGCGCGATCGTCGCGACGATGGTCGGGCCAAGGGCGGCCGCGGCGAGGTAGAGCGGGGAGATGGAGCCTCCGAAGAAGCGCGCGAGCAGGGCCTGGCCGGCGGGGTTCGGCGCGTTGGCGATCACGGTCAGTCCTCCGCCGGCGACGGCGCCGCCGACGACCGCCAGTTGCAGCGGCGGATCGAGGTGCGGCACGAGCGTCGCCAGGTAGGTGATCAGCGCGTTGTCGTTGAACGCGGTCAGGAACGCCGCGGTGAGGAACATCGGCGTCTCCGTCAGGCCGCCCAGTACCGGGCCGATCCACCAGCCCTGCAATCCGCCGTGGATGACGAGTCCGGCCAGAAAGAATCCCACCAGGAGCGGCGTGCGCAGCTCGATGCGGCTCTGGTGCATGGCGGTGGCGCGCGCGAATCCGAGGAAGAAGAGGAACCCGCCGAGGAACAGCGCCGGATAGTGCGCCGTGAACACGGTCCAGACCATGAACGCAAGATGGACCGCCGTCACCCAGGGCGGCATGGGTGTGGTCACCGGTTGATCCGTCGCCGCGTCTTCGTCCGGCGGCGGGAGATCCGCCATCGGCAGGCGGCCGACGAGCGACTGCAGGTCGCGCCGGAACACCAGGGCGTAGCCGACGCTCGAGACGATCACGGCCAGCACGGCGCGCCAGCCGAAGTGCGTGAGCATGAAGCCGAGCCCCCAGTCCCAGGGACGCGCCACCATCAGCACCGGCGGCGCGGCGAAATGCGTCAGCGTGCCGCCAATCGAGATGTTGACGAAGAGGAGGCCGAGCGTCGCGTACCGAAGCCGCATCGGCGGCTGCAGGTCGTAGAACTGCCGCCCCAGCAGCAGCGCGCAGATCGTCATCGCACCCGGCTCGGTGATGAAGGAGCCGAGCAGCGGCCCGACGATCAAGATCGTCAGCCACCAGGCCGCCGGCGAACCGCCGCCGGCCGCCGCGACGCGGCGCAGCGCCGCTTCCGCGAACAGCACGATCGGCCGCGTCGACGCGAGCGCCATGATGACGACGACGAAGAGCGCTTCGGTGTAGTTGACGGTGTCGTTGAGGTAGTGCGTCGCCGCGGCCCAGCCCTTCTCCACCGTCATCGCCGCCAGCAGCACGACCGCCCACAGGCCGAAGACCACTTCGACTTCGCCGGCGAAGTGCAGCAGCTCGCTGCGGACGCTGCCGGCGGGCGCGCGATGCGCGAGCGCGGCGATGCGCGACGCCGCGAACGTGTGGAGGATCGCCAGCAGGAAGATGCCCGTCGCGACGAGATTGAACGGGTC
Coding sequences within:
- a CDS encoding ABC transporter permease; translation: MRMAAVYRQLLRAYPRAFRERFADGMQQAFRHRYTEAVRRGRLAAALFLLRTLADIAFNAAAARLNARERTPMNWRSLGSDARHAARMFLRNPVFTALAVAALALGIGANTAIFTIVNGVLLKPLPYLDPGGLVMVWSTNAIEHRDRDVVAPLDFLDYRKASAFADLQAAYSFIVGAALTTAAGSEQVVTTAVTPGMFEMLGRTPALGRTFTPADVQTAVIVSHRFWRSHLGGDADALGRVLTIADQPRTVIGVMPADFVFPYKSMLGPSGFSRSHDVDAWLPLAFVAGNSRATGVAMLTRSVRFLSVVGRLKPGATVTQANAEIAGIARQLATTYPESNRTVGASVVPLHEQAVGAMRPALVLLLAGVGFVLLMACVNLANLLLARSGVRQREMAVRSALGADRRRLIAQTLVETVLLALMGGGVAIGVVNASMGALLAMAPADMPRLGEVHADATVIGYTFLLSLVTGIAIGVVPAVAASRAELQTALKSGGRGSTAGRGQRRLRSALVIAEVALAVVLTLGAGLLLRSFLSVLAVDPGFQSDRLLTLQIAVPQKYQTPAHRLALYRDLFTRLESIPGVQSAGGTTRLPLGSTNVTTRIGVEGSDKPPAAWPEVEFRRAVHDYFETMGIPVLRGRSFTAADNAEAPPVVVVNQTMARQLFADADPVGKRIRMSPTSPWNTIVGVIGDVRHSGLEAPAAPEMYISYLQGPPTNPFIVIRTTGDPAALAATVRGELRAVDKEIAAYDIRPMTQVRADSVSQRRFVLLLVAAFGALALVMAAVGVYGVMALIVTERTCEIGIRLALGAQPGSVLRLVVGQGVTLAAIGIALGVAASFAVTPLLTTQLFGIRPLDPATMALVPALLMAIAALACYLPARRAMRIDPVDALRA
- a CDS encoding putative Na+/H+ antiporter is translated as MDLAAVLRAQIQADPFNLVATGIFLLAILHTFAASRIAALAHRAPAGSVRSELLHFAGEVEVVFGLWAVVLLAAMTVEKGWAAATHYLNDTVNYTEALFVVVIMALASTRPIVLFAEAALRRVAAAGGGSPAAWWLTILIVGPLLGSFITEPGAMTICALLLGRQFYDLQPPMRLRYATLGLLFVNISIGGTLTHFAAPPVLMVARPWDWGLGFMLTHFGWRAVLAVIVSSVGYALVFRRDLQSLVGRLPMADLPPPDEDAATDQPVTTPMPPWVTAVHLAFMVWTVFTAHYPALFLGGFLFFLGFARATAMHQSRIELRTPLLVGFFLAGLVIHGGLQGWWIGPVLGGLTETPMFLTAAFLTAFNDNALITYLATLVPHLDPPLQLAVVGGAVAGGGLTVIANAPNPAGQALLARFFGGSISPLYLAAAALGPTIVATIALLFR